A portion of the Kribbella jejuensis genome contains these proteins:
- a CDS encoding ABC transporter permease encodes MTWIGDNLGLIWEQLREHLYLAIVPVILGLIISIPLGYVATRYSWLANPLIAFGGLLYSLPSIALFIVLPAILGTKVLSTLNIIVALTIYTVSLLIRNVIDGLRSVPPDVRQSAIAVGYGALHRLIAVDLPIAVPVIFTGLRVVTVANISMVSVGAVIGIGGLGELFTLGFQKDFLTPVVVGVVLSLALALLADLVLVTLQRALTPWARVARPVAEVV; translated from the coding sequence GGAACAGTTGCGCGAGCACCTCTATCTGGCGATCGTCCCGGTGATCCTCGGTCTGATCATCTCGATTCCGCTCGGGTACGTCGCGACGCGCTACTCCTGGCTGGCGAATCCGCTGATCGCGTTCGGCGGTCTGCTGTACTCGCTGCCGTCGATCGCGCTGTTCATCGTGCTGCCGGCGATCCTCGGGACGAAAGTCCTGTCCACGCTGAACATCATCGTGGCGCTGACCATCTATACGGTGTCGCTGCTGATCCGGAACGTGATCGACGGACTCCGTTCGGTACCGCCCGACGTCCGGCAGTCCGCGATCGCCGTCGGGTACGGCGCTCTGCACCGGCTGATCGCAGTCGACCTGCCGATCGCCGTACCGGTGATCTTCACGGGGCTCCGGGTGGTGACCGTCGCGAACATCTCGATGGTGAGCGTCGGCGCGGTGATCGGGATCGGCGGCCTGGGCGAGCTGTTCACGCTCGGCTTCCAGAAGGACTTCCTCACCCCGGTCGTCGTCGGCGTGGTGCTGTCCCTGGCCCTGGCACTGCTCGCGGACCTCGTACTGGTGACCTTGCAACGGGCGCTCACTCCCTGGGCCCGGGTCGCCCGGCCTGTGGCGGAGGTGGTCTGA
- a CDS encoding formimidoylglutamate deiminase: protein MTAYWCETALLPDGLASRVLLSVDNGRFTGVEPNADRGDATVLHGLVVPGLANCHSHAFHRALRGRTQTERGTFWTWREQMYSVAAALTPDSYYELAKGVYGEMLLAGITAVGEFHYLHHAPGGRPYDDPNAMGTALIAAARDVGIRIALLDTCYVAGGIDQPLNEVQQRFSDGDASAWASRVARLSGADDVVIGTAAHSIRGVPRDQLGAVASAFPDVPLHVHLSEQAAENEASLAAYGRTPTQVLDEAGFLSGRTSAVHATHLTSVDIGLLGSSATYSCFCPTTERDLADGIGPSVQLRDAGSPLTLGSDSHAIIDLFEEMRAVELNERLATQERGHWSAPELLKAATRDGHRSLGFEDAGTIHPGARADLVAIRTNTVRTAGTMPTSGIAPAGAAEAAVFAATAADVSDVVVSGNHLVADGKHIRLDVAAQLTKSIQAVTQ, encoded by the coding sequence GTGACGGCGTACTGGTGCGAGACCGCTCTCCTCCCTGACGGCCTCGCCTCTCGAGTCCTGCTCAGCGTGGACAACGGCCGCTTCACCGGGGTCGAGCCGAACGCCGACCGCGGCGACGCGACCGTCCTGCACGGCCTCGTCGTCCCCGGCCTCGCGAACTGTCACAGCCACGCGTTCCACCGCGCGCTGCGGGGCCGCACGCAGACCGAGCGCGGCACGTTCTGGACGTGGCGCGAGCAGATGTACTCTGTCGCCGCCGCACTCACCCCCGACTCGTACTACGAGCTCGCCAAGGGCGTGTACGGCGAGATGCTGCTCGCCGGCATCACCGCGGTCGGCGAGTTTCACTACCTGCACCATGCTCCGGGCGGCCGGCCGTACGACGACCCGAACGCGATGGGTACGGCGCTGATCGCCGCCGCGCGCGACGTCGGCATCCGGATCGCGCTGCTCGACACCTGTTACGTTGCCGGCGGCATCGATCAGCCGCTCAACGAGGTCCAGCAACGCTTCAGCGACGGCGACGCGAGCGCGTGGGCGTCGCGCGTCGCACGGCTGAGCGGTGCGGACGATGTGGTGATCGGTACGGCAGCGCATTCGATCCGGGGCGTGCCGCGAGACCAGCTCGGCGCGGTCGCGTCGGCGTTTCCCGACGTACCGCTGCACGTCCACCTGTCCGAGCAGGCCGCGGAGAACGAGGCCAGCCTCGCGGCGTACGGGCGGACGCCGACGCAGGTGCTCGACGAGGCCGGATTCCTCAGCGGCCGGACGAGCGCCGTCCATGCGACGCATCTGACGTCCGTCGACATCGGGCTGCTCGGGAGTTCCGCGACGTACTCCTGTTTCTGCCCGACCACCGAACGCGACCTCGCCGACGGCATCGGCCCGTCGGTTCAGCTGCGCGACGCGGGTTCACCGCTGACGCTCGGCTCCGACAGTCACGCGATCATCGACCTCTTCGAGGAAATGCGTGCCGTCGAACTCAACGAGCGCCTGGCCACCCAGGAACGCGGCCACTGGTCCGCCCCCGAACTCCTGAAGGCAGCCACGCGAGACGGCCACCGCTCCCTCGGCTTCGAGGATGCCGGCACAATTCACCCCGGCGCCCGAGCCGACCTGGTAGCAATCCGCACGAACACCGTCCGCACCGCCGGCACGATGCCCACCTCAGGCATCGCGCCCGCCGGCGCGGCCGAAGCGGCTGTCTTCGCGGCAACCGCCGCCGATGTCTCGGATGTCGTCGTCTCCGGGAACCATCTGGTTGCCGATGGCAAGCACATTCGACTGGACGTCGCGGCACAGCTGACCAAATCGATCCAAGCGGTGACCCAATGA
- a CDS encoding ABC transporter substrate-binding protein produces MLRSTLIRTAIAGVAVLGLAGCGGGGNQLGSDNAGSSPAPSKVTSITVGSADFSESQLLAEIYGQALAAKGIDVKKKPNIGNRETYMAAIKDGSVDLVPEYTGASLAYFDKNSTETDPQKAYDALKKALTPGLEILEMSPATDEDTIVVTKQTADKYGLKSIGDLKGKNLVAGGSSEFKVRTAGLKGMKEKYGVDFKDYKTLDAGGPLSIKALEDNTIQVTDLFTTQAVIKDKGWVQLEDPEHILPPNNIVPLIRTDHKSDDVVATLNAVDAKLTTDALTDLVKRIDVGKESADAVAKDWLSKNPLS; encoded by the coding sequence GTGTTGAGATCCACACTCATCCGTACTGCGATCGCCGGCGTGGCGGTGCTCGGCCTGGCCGGCTGTGGGGGTGGGGGCAACCAGCTCGGCAGCGACAACGCGGGGTCCTCGCCCGCACCGTCCAAGGTGACGAGCATCACCGTCGGGTCCGCCGACTTCTCCGAGAGCCAGCTGCTGGCGGAGATCTACGGCCAGGCGCTCGCGGCCAAGGGCATCGACGTGAAGAAGAAGCCGAACATCGGCAACCGCGAGACCTACATGGCCGCGATCAAGGACGGGTCCGTGGACCTGGTGCCGGAGTACACCGGCGCCTCGCTCGCGTACTTCGACAAGAACTCCACGGAGACCGACCCGCAGAAGGCGTACGACGCGCTGAAGAAGGCGCTGACGCCGGGCCTGGAGATCCTGGAGATGTCGCCGGCCACCGACGAGGACACGATCGTGGTCACCAAGCAGACCGCGGACAAGTACGGCCTGAAGTCGATCGGTGACCTGAAGGGCAAGAACCTGGTCGCCGGCGGCAGCTCCGAGTTCAAGGTCCGGACCGCCGGGCTGAAGGGCATGAAGGAGAAGTACGGCGTCGACTTCAAGGACTACAAGACGCTGGACGCGGGTGGCCCGCTGAGCATCAAGGCGCTGGAGGACAACACGATCCAGGTGACCGACCTGTTCACCACGCAGGCCGTGATCAAGGACAAGGGCTGGGTCCAGCTGGAGGACCCGGAGCACATCCTGCCGCCGAACAACATCGTTCCGCTGATCCGGACCGACCACAAGTCCGACGACGTCGTCGCCACGCTGAACGCGGTCGACGCCAAGCTGACCACCGACGCGCTGACCGACCTGGTCAAGCGGATCGACGTCGGCAAGGAGAGCGCGGACGCGGTCGCGAAGGACTGGCTGTCGAAGAACCCACTGTCTTGA
- a CDS encoding allantoate amidohydrolase: protein MSFESLWADQSAIGRDPETGGYTRGGYTPTEREATHWFLDQCATRNLSVESDGIGNLIAWWEPRREPADRPAPGAGGEHTPVDAGAAYRSGVSDPTRRSGASYPTPAGEPAGGPAARPGIVTGSHLDSVIDGGAFDGPLGVVSALAAVDRLRAEGFEPGVPIGIGAFVEEEGSRFGMPCLGSRIAAGVLSADKALQLKDRSGVGLGEALEKAGIDPAGVGPSPLLKRMGTFVELHVEQGRGLTAPVGVASSIWPHGRYRFTFGGEANHAGTTLMEDRHDPMLTYAMTALAANKQARLAGARATFGRLSVEPNGTNAVPSQVTAWLDARAADTATLESLLAAITKQATERAERDGTTLEVTPESVSPIVDFPAGLRDRLADVLGGAPVLPTGAGHDAGVFSDAGIPTAMLFVRNPTGISHSPAEYAEMDDCLAGVDALAAVLKDLAK, encoded by the coding sequence TTGAGTTTCGAGTCCCTGTGGGCGGACCAGTCCGCCATCGGCCGTGACCCGGAGACAGGCGGCTACACCCGTGGCGGCTACACCCCCACCGAACGCGAGGCGACGCACTGGTTCCTGGACCAGTGCGCCACCCGCAACCTGTCGGTGGAATCCGACGGCATCGGCAACCTCATCGCCTGGTGGGAACCGCGCCGAGAGCCGGCCGACCGGCCGGCTCCCGGCGCGGGCGGTGAACACACCCCGGTCGATGCCGGTGCGGCCTACCGGTCCGGGGTTTCCGACCCGACCCGCCGGTCCGGGGCTTCCTACCCAACCCCGGCCGGGGAGCCGGCCGGAGGGCCGGCTGCCCGGCCGGGAATCGTGACCGGAAGTCATCTGGACTCGGTGATTGATGGTGGGGCTTTTGATGGGCCGCTCGGGGTTGTGTCGGCGCTCGCGGCTGTGGATCGGTTGCGGGCGGAGGGGTTCGAGCCGGGGGTGCCCATCGGGATCGGGGCTTTTGTGGAGGAGGAAGGGTCGCGGTTCGGGATGCCTTGCTTGGGGTCCCGGATCGCGGCTGGGGTCCTGTCTGCGGACAAGGCTCTGCAACTGAAGGACCGCTCAGGTGTCGGGCTCGGGGAAGCGTTGGAGAAGGCGGGGATCGATCCGGCTGGGGTAGGTCCTTCACCGCTCCTGAAGCGGATGGGGACCTTCGTGGAACTGCATGTGGAGCAAGGACGAGGACTCACGGCACCAGTGGGCGTGGCGAGTTCCATCTGGCCGCACGGAAGGTACCGGTTCACATTCGGCGGTGAGGCTAACCACGCGGGTACGACGCTGATGGAGGACCGCCACGACCCGATGCTGACGTACGCGATGACCGCCCTCGCCGCGAACAAACAGGCCCGCCTGGCCGGCGCCCGCGCGACGTTCGGCCGGTTGTCGGTCGAGCCGAACGGCACCAACGCCGTACCGTCCCAGGTCACCGCCTGGCTCGACGCCCGCGCCGCCGACACCGCCACGCTCGAATCGTTGCTCGCAGCAATCACCAAGCAAGCCACCGAACGCGCCGAACGCGACGGCACGACGCTCGAGGTCACCCCCGAATCCGTGTCCCCGATCGTCGACTTCCCGGCCGGCCTGCGGGACCGCCTGGCCGACGTACTCGGCGGCGCCCCGGTGCTGCCGACAGGCGCCGGCCACGACGCGGGCGTGTTCTCCGACGCCGGCATCCCGACCGCGATGCTGTTCGTCCGCAACCCCACCGGCATCTCGCACTCCCCGGCCGAGTACGCCGAAATGGACGACTGCCTCGCCGGCGTCGACGCCCTGGCCGCAGTACTGAAGGACCTCGCGAAGTGA
- a CDS encoding GNAT family N-acetyltransferase: protein MTAADAAAVVALNATAEGLVGPLGADRLDWLRLIAAHAVVVDLDGRPAGFVLTFTPGSAYDSLAFESFTRTYADRFLLVDRIVIATEHRRQGIGTKVYRAIERSAKPFDRVVAAVPTDTPAHAFHTARGYQKVAEQRLPDGTLTTLVSKDLTG from the coding sequence ATGACCGCTGCCGACGCCGCCGCGGTCGTCGCGCTGAACGCCACCGCCGAGGGCCTGGTCGGCCCGCTCGGCGCCGACCGCCTGGACTGGCTCCGGCTGATCGCCGCGCACGCCGTCGTCGTCGACCTGGACGGCAGACCGGCCGGCTTCGTCCTCACCTTCACCCCCGGATCGGCGTACGACAGCCTCGCCTTCGAGTCGTTCACCCGGACGTACGCGGACCGCTTCCTGCTGGTCGACCGGATCGTCATCGCCACCGAACACCGCCGCCAGGGCATCGGCACCAAGGTCTACCGCGCGATCGAACGCTCCGCGAAGCCGTTCGACCGGGTGGTCGCGGCGGTCCCCACCGACACGCCGGCGCACGCCTTCCACACCGCCCGCGGCTACCAGAAGGTCGCCGAACAACGCCTCCCCGACGGCACCCTCACGACCCTGGTGTCCAAGGACCTGACCGGCTGA
- the dnaK gene encoding molecular chaperone DnaK, which yields MARAVGIDLGTTNSVIAVLEGGEPTVIPNAEGARTTPSVVAFAKNGEVLVGEVAKRQATTNVDRTIRSVKRHMGENWSVDIDGKKFTPQQISAFVLQKLKRDAEAYLGEQVTDAVITVPAYFSDAQRQATKEAGEIAGLKVHRIVNEPTAAALAYGLDKGTEQTILVFDLGGGTFDVSLLEIGDGVFEVKATSGDNHLGGDDWDNRIVQWLVTQFKNKNGTDLSGDKMAMQRLNEAAEKAKIELSSAAETTIHLPYLSLTESGPLHLEEKLSRAEFQKMTNDLLERARAPFKAVIKDAGIDVSKIDHVILVGGSTRMPAVADLVKELTGGKDPNKGVNPDEVVAVGASLQAGVLKGEVKDVLLLDVTPLSLGIETKGGVFTKIIERNTTIPTKGSEIFTTAEDNQPSVMIQVYQGEREMARDNKSLGNFELTGLPPAPRNVPQIEVTFDIDANGIVHVNAKDLATGKEQRMTVTGGSALPKDDIDKMVRDAEQYAEEDRKRREAVENRNQAESLVYQTEKFLQENEDKVPDDVKTEVKDGIAELKKALEGEDAEAIKAASEKLAQSSQKMGAAMYANAQAAGGSTDGATADDASSSNDDDVVDAEIVDEDRPQDKTEDK from the coding sequence ATGGCCCGCGCGGTCGGAATCGATCTCGGTACGACGAACTCCGTCATCGCCGTACTGGAAGGTGGCGAGCCCACCGTCATCCCCAACGCCGAGGGAGCGCGCACGACGCCCTCGGTGGTGGCCTTCGCCAAGAACGGCGAGGTCCTGGTCGGCGAGGTGGCGAAGCGCCAGGCCACCACGAACGTCGACCGCACCATCCGCTCGGTGAAGCGGCACATGGGCGAGAACTGGTCCGTCGACATCGACGGCAAGAAGTTCACCCCGCAGCAGATCAGCGCGTTCGTGCTGCAGAAGCTGAAGCGGGACGCCGAGGCGTACCTCGGGGAGCAGGTCACCGACGCGGTCATCACCGTGCCGGCGTACTTCTCCGACGCGCAGCGCCAGGCGACCAAGGAGGCCGGCGAGATCGCGGGCCTGAAGGTGCACCGGATCGTCAACGAGCCGACCGCGGCCGCGCTCGCGTACGGCCTGGACAAGGGCACCGAGCAGACCATCCTGGTCTTCGACCTCGGTGGCGGTACGTTCGACGTCTCGCTGCTGGAGATCGGCGACGGCGTCTTCGAGGTGAAGGCGACCAGCGGTGACAACCACCTCGGTGGTGACGACTGGGACAACCGGATCGTCCAGTGGCTGGTGACCCAGTTCAAGAACAAGAACGGCACCGACCTGTCCGGCGACAAGATGGCCATGCAGCGGCTGAACGAGGCCGCCGAGAAGGCCAAGATCGAGCTGTCCAGCGCCGCCGAGACCACGATCCACCTGCCGTACCTGAGCCTGACCGAGTCCGGCCCGCTGCACCTGGAGGAGAAGCTCTCCCGGGCCGAGTTCCAGAAGATGACCAACGACCTGCTCGAGCGCGCCCGCGCGCCGTTCAAGGCCGTCATCAAGGACGCCGGTATCGACGTCAGCAAGATCGACCACGTGATCCTGGTCGGCGGTTCGACCCGGATGCCCGCGGTGGCCGACCTGGTCAAGGAGCTGACCGGTGGCAAGGACCCGAACAAGGGCGTGAACCCGGACGAGGTCGTCGCGGTCGGCGCCTCCCTGCAGGCCGGTGTGCTGAAGGGTGAGGTCAAGGACGTCCTGCTGCTCGACGTGACCCCGCTGAGCCTCGGTATCGAGACCAAGGGCGGCGTGTTCACCAAGATCATCGAGCGCAACACCACGATCCCGACCAAGGGTTCGGAGATCTTCACCACGGCCGAGGACAACCAGCCGTCGGTGATGATCCAGGTGTACCAGGGCGAGCGCGAGATGGCCCGCGACAACAAGTCGCTCGGCAACTTCGAGCTGACCGGCCTGCCGCCGGCGCCGCGGAACGTGCCGCAGATCGAGGTCACCTTCGACATCGACGCGAACGGCATCGTGCACGTGAACGCCAAGGACCTGGCCACCGGCAAGGAGCAGCGGATGACCGTCACCGGCGGTTCGGCGCTGCCGAAGGACGACATCGACAAGATGGTCCGCGACGCCGAGCAGTACGCCGAGGAGGACCGCAAGCGCCGCGAGGCGGTGGAGAACCGCAACCAGGCGGAGTCGCTGGTCTACCAGACCGAGAAGTTCCTGCAGGAGAACGAGGACAAGGTTCCCGACGACGTCAAGACCGAGGTCAAGGACGGCATCGCCGAGCTGAAGAAGGCCCTCGAGGGTGAGGACGCCGAGGCGATCAAGGCCGCCTCGGAGAAGCTCGCCCAGTCCAGCCAGAAGATGGGTGCCGCGATGTACGCGAACGCCCAGGCGGCCGGCGGCTCGACCGACGGCGCGACCGCCGACGACGCGAGCTCGAGCAACGACGACGACGTCGTCGACGCCGAGATCGTGGACGAGGACCGGCCGCAGGACAAGACGGAGGACAAGTGA
- a CDS encoding phosphoribosyltransferase family protein, translated as MPTVVLGPVSRGSLVGALTAAAVGVGFVEMRKAAGSAVDSDRWVSRTTAPDYQDRQQVFGFRRRLVRPGDRVLMVDDWADTGATAVVARALVDDCGARWIGAACIVDGMMDPRLRHELPLRALLDVRQL; from the coding sequence GTGCCGACCGTGGTGTTGGGGCCGGTGTCTCGGGGGTCCCTGGTGGGTGCTTTGACGGCGGCTGCGGTCGGCGTCGGGTTTGTGGAGATGCGGAAGGCTGCTGGGTCGGCGGTTGACAGTGATCGGTGGGTTTCGCGCACCACGGCTCCGGATTACCAGGATCGCCAGCAGGTGTTCGGGTTCCGGCGGCGGCTGGTGCGGCCGGGGGACCGGGTGTTGATGGTCGACGACTGGGCCGACACCGGGGCGACGGCGGTGGTGGCGCGAGCACTGGTCGACGACTGCGGAGCCCGCTGGATCGGCGCAGCCTGCATCGTCGACGGGATGATGGATCCGCGCTTACGGCACGAGTTGCCGCTCCGGGCGCTGCTCGACGTACGGCAGCTGTAG
- a CDS encoding ABC transporter permease, translating into MWQYLTDPFNWSGNEGIWARILQHLWYTFAALGLSVLIGLPIGLRIGHTRRGAFLAINAGNAARALPSLGLLMLAVLLTNQIGFLPVLIALVALGIPPILASTYAGISGVDPATIDAARGMGMTGREILTKVEIPIAMPLIISGVRSATLQIVSTATIAALVSLGGLGRYVIDGLKLRDFPQMFTGALLVALLALLLDALFALIGRLTVSPGLKLG; encoded by the coding sequence ATGTGGCAGTACCTGACCGACCCGTTCAACTGGTCCGGTAACGAAGGCATCTGGGCCCGGATCCTCCAGCACCTCTGGTACACGTTTGCCGCGCTCGGTCTGTCCGTCCTGATCGGGCTGCCGATCGGGTTGCGGATCGGGCACACCCGGCGGGGCGCGTTCCTGGCGATCAACGCCGGCAACGCGGCCCGGGCGCTGCCGAGCCTCGGACTGCTGATGCTCGCGGTGCTGCTCACCAACCAGATCGGCTTCCTGCCGGTGCTGATCGCGCTGGTCGCGCTGGGCATCCCGCCGATCCTCGCCTCGACGTACGCCGGGATCTCAGGTGTCGATCCGGCGACGATCGACGCCGCGCGGGGGATGGGGATGACCGGACGCGAGATCCTGACCAAGGTGGAGATCCCGATCGCGATGCCGTTGATCATCTCGGGCGTGCGGAGCGCGACGCTGCAGATCGTGTCCACCGCGACGATCGCGGCGTTGGTCTCGCTCGGCGGCCTCGGCCGGTACGTGATCGACGGGCTGAAGCTGCGCGACTTCCCGCAGATGTTCACCGGGGCGCTGCTGGTGGCCCTGCTCGCGCTGCTGCTGGACGCCCTGTTCGCGCTGATCGGAAGGCTCACCGTCTCGCCGGGGCTGAAACTCGGCTGA
- the hutI gene encoding imidazolonepropionase: MTSLLLTGISSLVTNDPAHGGLLGELHDAALVIDGRTIAWVGSRRDAPPADSALDLGGRAVIPGFVDSHSHLVFAGDRAEEFAARMTGTPYSAGGIRTTVAATRDATDEQLTANVARLVTEMRRQGTTTVEIKSGYGLTVKDEARALRIAGQFTDETTYLGAHVVPADQEPAAYVDLVTGPMLDAAAQYSKWIDVFVERGAFDADQARTILEAGIARGLHPRIHANQLGEGPGVQLAAEVGAAAADHCTYLTDADIDALASTGVVAGLLPAIEFSTRSPYPDARRLLDAGVTVALATDCNPGSGYSSSMPFCIALAVREMHMTPAEALWSATAGGAASLRRTDVGHLTPGAQADLAVLEAPSYLHLAYRPAVPLITQTFIAGRPA; this comes from the coding sequence ATGACGTCGCTCCTCCTGACCGGCATCAGCTCCCTGGTGACCAACGATCCCGCGCACGGGGGGCTGCTGGGTGAGTTGCACGACGCGGCGCTGGTGATCGACGGGCGAACGATCGCCTGGGTCGGATCGCGGCGGGATGCACCGCCTGCCGACAGCGCGCTGGACCTCGGCGGCCGCGCAGTGATCCCCGGCTTCGTCGACTCGCACTCGCACCTCGTCTTCGCCGGCGACCGCGCCGAGGAGTTCGCCGCCCGGATGACCGGTACGCCGTACTCGGCCGGCGGCATCCGCACCACCGTCGCCGCCACCCGCGACGCCACCGACGAACAACTGACCGCCAACGTCGCCCGCCTGGTCACCGAGATGCGCCGCCAGGGCACCACCACGGTCGAGATCAAGTCCGGCTACGGCCTGACCGTGAAGGACGAAGCCCGCGCCCTCCGCATCGCCGGCCAGTTCACCGACGAAACCACCTACCTCGGCGCCCACGTCGTACCAGCCGACCAGGAGCCCGCCGCGTACGTCGACCTGGTCACCGGCCCGATGCTCGACGCCGCCGCCCAGTACTCGAAATGGATCGACGTCTTCGTGGAACGCGGCGCCTTCGACGCAGACCAGGCCCGCACGATCCTCGAAGCCGGAATCGCCCGCGGCCTGCACCCGAGAATCCACGCGAACCAACTTGGCGAAGGCCCCGGCGTCCAACTGGCCGCAGAAGTAGGCGCCGCCGCAGCCGACCACTGCACCTACCTGACCGACGCGGACATAGACGCCCTGGCCTCCACCGGCGTGGTTGCGGGCCTCCTTCCCGCGATCGAGTTCTCCACCAGATCCCCGTACCCCGACGCCCGCCGCCTCCTGGACGCCGGAGTCACCGTTGCCCTGGCCACCGACTGCAACCCAGGCTCCGGCTACTCCTCCTCGATGCCGTTCTGCATCGCACTGGCAGTCCGTGAAATGCACATGACCCCCGCCGAAGCCCTCTGGTCCGCCACCGCCGGCGGCGCGGCTTCCCTCCGCCGCACCGACGTAGGCCACCTGACCCCGGGCGCGCAGGCCGACCTAGCCGTCCTCGAGGCCCCGTCCTACCTCCACCTCGCCTACCGCCCCGCCGTCCCCCTCATAACCCAAACCTTCATCGCCGGCCGCCCCGCGTAG